From a single Glycine soja cultivar W05 chromosome 19, ASM419377v2, whole genome shotgun sequence genomic region:
- the LOC114399955 gene encoding uncharacterized protein LOC114399955 has product MGEIKEECTSPDKRKVALYSSGESKAIASACETASSLGSIGPELSHLRWGMWYKLRELEAATNGLCEENVNGEGGYGSVYRGLFPNGTKVAGDLDLICPKGLQICLVALLSRLIDLVDQDQFSKLKPVEGQLGHALTTTMNRGCHRSTKPVDLHWIFRLNISPLMAWFHHSKGLVGSISSATYPV; this is encoded by the exons ATGGGAGAAATCAAGGAAGAGTGCACGAGCCCCGACAAGAGGAAGGTGGCGTTGTACTCGAGCGGGGAGAGCAAGGCAATCGCGAGTGCGTGCGAAACGGCGTCATCGCTTGGAAGCATCGGCCCCGAACTATCGCATCTCAGGTGGGGGATGTGGTACAAGCTCCGAGAACTCGAAGCCGCCACTAATGGGTTGTGCGAAGAGAACGTCAACGGCGAAGGTGGCTACGGAAGTGTGTACCGTGGCTTGTTTCCCAATGGCACCAAGGTTGCTGGAGACCTGGATCTGATTTGCCCAAAG GGCTTGCAAATATGCTTGGTTGCTCTTTTGTCCAG GTTGATTGACTTGGTTGATCAGGATCAGTTCTCAAAATTGAAG CCTGTGGAAGGCCAATTAGGCCATGCCCTCACCACCACCATGAATAGAGGATGCCATCGTTCAACAAAGCCTGTGGACCTGCACTGGATATTCAGACTAAACATTTCACCCCTTATGGCTTGGTTCCACCACTCTAAGGGGCTGGTTGGCAGTATATCCTCTGCAACTTATCCCGTGTGA